In Amycolatopsis coloradensis, one genomic interval encodes:
- a CDS encoding helix-turn-helix domain-containing protein, with protein sequence MTTEIPVSRAARKKQELRREIVETAFDCFAERGYHATGIADIAARLGIGHGTFYRYFQNKRDIVDHVITDLVEKVVGALAADNAPDAVNSLAEYRRQSARIGDALARIFGSDPRMARFLLLEAAGIDAEMRERVLDFYETAAELTAGYLHHGVRLGYLHEDLDVDSTARAINGMILASILSELRDPSPERQAAMSRAVRRVMYDGIAAPR encoded by the coding sequence ATGACGACGGAGATCCCGGTCAGCAGGGCCGCACGGAAGAAGCAGGAACTACGGCGCGAGATCGTGGAGACCGCGTTCGACTGCTTCGCCGAACGGGGCTACCACGCGACGGGGATCGCCGACATCGCCGCCCGGCTGGGCATCGGGCACGGCACCTTCTACCGGTACTTCCAGAACAAACGGGACATCGTCGACCACGTCATCACGGACCTGGTCGAGAAGGTGGTCGGCGCGCTGGCCGCGGACAACGCGCCGGACGCGGTCAACAGTCTCGCCGAGTACCGCAGGCAGAGCGCGCGGATCGGCGACGCACTCGCCCGGATCTTCGGCAGCGACCCGCGGATGGCCCGGTTCCTCCTGCTCGAAGCGGCGGGTATCGACGCCGAGATGCGGGAACGGGTGCTGGACTTCTACGAGACCGCCGCCGAGCTGACCGCCGGCTACCTGCATCACGGCGTCCGCCTCGGCTATCTGCACGAGGACCTGGACGTCGACTCCACCGCCCGCGCGATCAACGGCATGATCCTCGCGTCGATCCTGTCCGAGCTGCGGGACCCGTCACCGGAGCGGCAGGCCGCGATGAGCCGCGCGGTCCGCCGGGTCATGTACGACGGGATCGCCGCACCTCGCTAG
- a CDS encoding helix-turn-helix transcriptional regulator: MYEPVLTEFATTDPEQACALIAEAYRDNRLRVRGSVENYRFEHNRCDVGDVQIDLLHNTLTTEIVIQPLGKVVLLRVLGGEVQVEDSFGDRRLAAGDVFVASHPGSGYRTGMHGSRLQITSIDLSLFAGIDPAQDGAAIERLRYEPVSLEKAQRWRRTVEYMTGLFSEPDVENGPLVLGAAGRLMAAMALDTFTAGTGDGRPCDRRDAVPDTVRRGIAFLEANPDLDLGVADIARACRVSVRALQLAFRRHLDTTPMAYLRRVRLDRARAELRDAEPGGGTTVTGVAAKWGFLGGSRFSAQYRAAFGESPSDTLRKR, from the coding sequence ATGTACGAACCGGTACTGACGGAGTTCGCGACCACCGATCCGGAGCAGGCGTGTGCCCTGATCGCCGAGGCCTACCGCGACAACCGGTTGCGGGTCCGGGGCAGCGTCGAAAACTACCGATTCGAGCACAACCGGTGTGATGTGGGGGACGTGCAGATCGACCTCCTGCACAACACGCTGACCACCGAGATCGTCATCCAGCCGCTGGGCAAAGTGGTGCTCCTGCGTGTGCTGGGCGGTGAAGTGCAGGTAGAGGACAGTTTCGGCGACCGAAGGCTGGCCGCCGGCGACGTATTCGTCGCCTCGCACCCCGGCAGCGGTTACCGGACGGGAATGCACGGCTCGCGGTTGCAGATAACCAGTATCGACCTGTCGCTGTTCGCCGGGATCGATCCAGCGCAGGACGGCGCGGCGATCGAGCGGTTGCGCTACGAGCCGGTGAGCCTGGAGAAGGCGCAGCGATGGCGCCGGACTGTCGAGTACATGACCGGGCTGTTCTCCGAACCGGACGTGGAGAACGGCCCGCTGGTGCTCGGCGCGGCGGGCAGGCTGATGGCCGCCATGGCACTGGACACCTTCACCGCGGGCACGGGCGACGGTCGTCCTTGTGACCGCAGGGACGCCGTCCCGGACACCGTACGCCGCGGGATCGCCTTCCTGGAGGCGAATCCGGATCTCGACCTCGGCGTCGCCGACATCGCGCGCGCCTGCCGGGTCTCGGTGCGTGCCCTGCAATTGGCGTTCCGGCGACATCTGGACACCACCCCCATGGCCTATCTGCGCCGGGTCCGGCTGGACCGGGCCAGAGCCGAACTCCGCGACGCCGAGCCCGGCGGGGGCACGACGGTGACCGGTGTCGCGGCGAAATGGGGTTTCCTGGGCGGCAGCCGGTTCAGCGCGCAGTACCGTGCGGCCTTCGGCGAGTCGCCCAGTGACACTTTGCGTAAGCGGTGA